In Zingiber officinale cultivar Zhangliang chromosome 6A, Zo_v1.1, whole genome shotgun sequence, a single genomic region encodes these proteins:
- the LOC121995080 gene encoding uncharacterized protein LOC121995080 — protein MAYRRRHSTARSATFEDYRSFSCVDDEGDSSHSLATKAIRASAAHRDSSLSSAYDGADVPSAPADRRSFHKQGSNVYEYSTTTRKNITGRQRFWEVLAKKAKAILEDEEQPEDHSQKLNSKDEQVRTKCSNEKNQKTDQSPAIQKDAIVSSLTKESSGTLKHASKEGIPAIEATKKLQIKNPESSDSATEAVDDFTQFQIEYENKLKASQKVANAIAAKAKLLLRELKTVKADFAFAKERCAQLEEENKALRENRQKGENPADDDELIRHQLETLLEEKARLARENSVYASENRFLHEIIEYHQLTMQDVVYLDEGIEEMTEVYPISQMSSVLPRSSSVSMDKETLSPSSSPKI, from the exons ATGGCCTACCGAAGGAGACACAGCACGGCGCGCTCCGCCACCTTCGAGGACTACCGCTCCTTTTCCTGCGTCGACGACGAAGGTGACTCATCCCACTCCCTCGCCACCAAGGCCATCCGTGCCTCCGCCGCCCACCGGGACTCCTCCCTCTCCTCCGCTTACGACGGTGCTGACGTCCCCTCTGCCCCCGCCGATCGCCGGAGCTTCCATAAACAG GGCTCGAATGTCTACGAGTACTCAACGACGACGAGGAAGAACATAACCGGCAGGCAGAGATTTTGGGAGGTTTTGGCTAAGAAAGCTAAAGCTATTCTGGAAGATGAGGAGCAGCCTGAAGATCATTCCCAGAAGCTCAATTCGAAAGATGAACAG GTTCGAACAAAGTGTTCTAATGAGAAAAACCAGAAGACCGATCAGAGTCCTGCGATCCAGAAGGATGCAATTGTTTCTTCTCTGACGAAGGAATCCAGTGGCACCCTCAAACATGCATCGAAA GAAGGGATTCCGGCGATCGAAGCGACTAAGAAGCTGCAAATCAAGAACCCCGAAAGTTCAGATTCTGCAACCGAAGCCGTGGACGATTTCACTCAGTTTCAGATTGAGTATGAGAACAAACTAAAGGCTTCTCAGAAG GTTGCAAACGCCATAGCTGCCAAGGCAAAGCTTCTCCTGAGGGAGCTGAAGACGGTGAAGGCCGACTTCGCCTTCGCGAAGGAACGGTGCGCTCAGCTCGAAGAGGAGAACAAGGCCCTGCGCGAGAACCGCCAGAAGGGGGAAAACCCAGCGGACGACGACGAACTG ATACGCCATCAGCTGGAGACTTTGCTCGAAGAGAAAGCTCGCTTGGCACGAGAGAACTCGGTGTACGCGAGCGAGAACCGGTTCCTGCACGAGATCATCGAGTACCATCAGCTCACAATGCAGGACGTGGTCTACTTAGACGAAGGCATCGAGGAGATGACAGAAGTCTATCCCATCAGCCAGATGTCGTCGGTCCTCCCTCGAAGCTCAAGCGTCAGCATGGACAAGGAGACGCTGAGCCCTTCGTCGTCTCCTAAGAtatga
- the LOC121995081 gene encoding binding partner of ACD11 1-like: MGGDQQSRTTPSWTIDVPDVRTVKVSSLPLAASVSDIEKFFSFSGHIVYVEMRSESEMTQVAYVTFNDAQAVDTALLLSGSMIIDDHVVTVTPVENYQLPPEATNFQEKSLPVDGSIRKTEEVVSTMLAKGYVLGKDALQRARSFDERHQLLSSTITSLDQRIGLSEKISSSTAAVSGKLREVDEQLQVSEIARSALAATEQTIMSIPYVSTGASWVTSAFGRVLKAAEDVSVMTKEKVEMAEFMQRQEMVDEFAKLYLDDSSPRVIVGAAPSSSSMDDRKL, from the exons ATGGGAGGGGATCAACAATCAAGGACGACACCAAGTTGGACAATTGATGTTCCAGAT GTAAGAACAGTGAAAGTTAGCAGCCTTCCCTTGGCTGCGTCTGTGAGTGATATTGAAAAATTCTTCTCCTTCTCGGGGCATATTGTATATGTTGAAATGCGAAG TGAATCAGAAATGACTCAGGTTGCTTATGTCACTTTCAACGACGCTCAGGCAGTGGATACTGCATTGCTTCTTTCT GGATCGATGATCATTGACGATCACGTTGTCACTGTTACTCCAGTTGAGAATTACCAGTTGCCTCCTGAAGCTACAAACTTT CAAGAGAAGTCATTGCCAGTTGATGGATCCATCAGGAAGACAGAGGAAGTGGTGAGCACCATGCTAGCCAAGGGCTATGTTCTTGGCAAGGATGCACTGCAAAGAGCTAGATCCTTCGACGAACGACACCAATTACTCTCATCCACCATTACCTCACTCGACCAAAGGATTGGACTGAGCGAGAAGATCAGCAGCAGCACAGCTGCAGTCAGTGGGAAGTTGAGGGAGGTGGATGAACAACTGCAAGTATCCGAGATCGCAAGGTCCGCCCTTGCAGCGACTGAGCAAACCATCATGAGCATTCCCTATGTGTCGACCGGTGCATCGTGGGTCACAAGTGCATTCGGCAGAGTGCTGAAGGCGGCTGAGGATGTTAGTGTGATGACAAAGGAGAAGGTAGAGATGGCAGAATTCATGCAGAGGCAAGAGATGGTGGATGAGTTTGCTAAGCTCTATCTAGATGACTCCTCACCGAGAGTAATTGTGGGGGCTGCTCCCTCTAGTTCTTCAATGGATGATAGGAAACTATGA